The nucleotide window GCGGGAGGAAGCATTGCCGGCATCGTATGTGGTCGTGGATATTGAAACATCCGGACTGTCGGCACGCAAAGACGCGATTGTCGAAATCAGCGCCTTACAGGTAACCGACGGCAAGACATTAAATACTTTCAGCGCATTAATTCGCGGCGATGTCCCTATTTCCGCCGAAATAGAAGAAATGACGGGGATTACCAATCCTATGTTGCAAAAAGAGGGGCGGGAACTTGCGCTGGTACTCCCGGAATTTCTTGATTTTATAGGGCGCTCCCCTATTATTGCCCATAATGCGCCGTTTGACATCAATTTTCTCAATGAAGCCTGCCAAAAACATTCCTGTGTTCCGCTTGCCAACAAATGCATAGACACTCTTTCGTTGTCCAAAAAAATTGTTCAGGGTGCGAAAAGGCATACTTTAACAGCGATGGCAGAATATTTTGGCATAAATATGACGTCCGCGCACAGAGCGTTATCAGACTGCTTTGCAACAAAAGAATTATATGAAAAACTAAAAGAAATGCAAACTGAAAAAAATTAAAATCGGCTTGGCTACTGGAAAAAATTAGTAACTTCCCCGCGCAAGCGGGGGTGATCCTCTGATGGTGGTTTCCTTGGTGAAGTTAAAA belongs to Acidaminococcales bacterium and includes:
- the cas2e gene encoding type I-E CRISPR-associated endoribonuclease Cas2e — protein: MVVITLTNCPAALCGDLTKWLLEIGAGIFVGKVSARVRENIWERVKKAAKKGRATMAYSANNEQRLDFKVHNGEWEPIDFDGIKLMLHPSPARTRKLSGIRLGYSKASRYQAIKRRAAFKLREEALPASYVVVDIETSGLSARKDAIVEISALQVTDGKTLNTFSALIRGDVPISAEIEEMTGITNPMLQKEGRELALVLPEFLDFIGRSPIIAHNAPFDINFLNEACQKHSCVPLANKCIDTLSLSKKIVQGAKRHTLTAMAEYFGINMTSAHRALSDCFATKELYEKLKEMQTEKN